The nucleotide window TAACTATATTACGTGAAAGATTTGTTTTGACAAACCAATTTTGGTTATTGGATATTGAATATAGGAGCTGCATTCAACTAGAGGAGTCCTTGCTGGAGAGCGAGCAAGGGCATTCCAGCTACAGGTATGGCTTTAAAACAGGATAAAATTGGCTGGCTGTTTACATCAAACACTTGCATTTGTTATGGAAGCTCTTATTAATGTGACTGTTTATTTCATGTATGCAGGTTGAAGTTTTTCATCTTAAACAAAGATTACAATCTATGGAGAACCGAGCACCTACACCGAGGAAACCATTCTAGGAGAAAACAAGAGTAAGCGAGCAAGGAGCTGTTGAACAACTCACAATTGCGCTCCCATCCAGCAGCCATCTCAAACTTGAAGCCACCTCGAACCTTTTCTAGGGTACAAACTGAAATGCACATGCACACCTGAGGGATTGGTGTGAAGATCATATTGTCCTGTACCATGTATATAAGTGAATCCTTTGTACCTTAACTTGTATGTTGATATGCAGCATTTTCGTAGGCTCTTTTCACATTTACATGAAGAAACGTTCATTCTGATGTCTAATGATTACTAGAAGGAAGCTTTTATGGTCTTGGTACCTTTTGGCACTGATAAActtttgctatatatatatatatagccataTAGGTCGTTAGGAAAGTAAAAGCCATGTACATGATTTTAGCTTGTGGAGGACAGCAAGCTTCCAATCAGTGAGACTCAGTCTGAGAGTTCTGGGGATCAGATTAGTGACCAACAGGAGTATTACCCCAAATTAGAACATCTATGCCACAACCCTGAAAACCAGGGGGAATAGAGAGAACTTGATTCACAATTTCAGTAGGAGATAAGAGCTCAACTTTGTCATTCCACAAGTCACAAATCTCAGCCTCCAGGTTAACATTGTCTAGATCAAGGGCCTCATGAATCAATACATAGTTGTTGATCCATTTATGTTTACATAATCTCATAGTTCTGACTCCTAACAGAGTACCATTAGGAGTCATATTACGCTCCAGATAGATCAATACTTCAAGTACTGGAGCAAACACTAGGCACCTGAGAATCTAGAATAGAATAGGGTCTTCATATATGCTTGAATCATAGCATACCAGAGCCCCGAGTCAAATTACGCTGTTCTCCAACCAGCCTTGGCCAACATAGCCTGATTCATCTCACaggttcatcttcatcttcaagctACCATTGACTTTAGGTTTGCAAGCGGTATCCCCTTTTCTTTCCCCCCAGTAACTTCCCATAAGAAATTCCTATTGAGTTTATCCAGAGAATGAGAAATACGCATTGGGAGCTTGGTTCTTTGCATGGCATAAATAGGGATAGAGGACGACACAGATAGAACGAATATTAACCGGCCTGCCCTATTACGAAATTTGCTTTTCCAGGTAGCAAGTACTCTGGACCTTATCAACAACACTAACACAAGTTTAATTGTTAATCCTTAAGGAGAACACTAACCCTCAGGGAAGCATTAGGAGAGCAGAAAATAGATGATTCGTTTAATGTACAGCGTGTCCAGAAAAGTTACATATTCAGCACTCGAGCTTGTTTCCAATTTGCTTCAGCAAAAAGCATCAAGTCATTAACAAAGAATgatttgaagaaaagaaaaggcaagTAACAAAAATGCAAGGAAATCCTAGCAGTAATTTAAAGACAAAGGTAGATTTTCCATGTCTACCATGTTCAAGGAACATATTGAATCTGTTAAGTAGTTTCAAGAAAGCAAGAGATATGTGAGATCAAAGCAAGAGATATGTGAGATCAAGAAAGTCATCATACTAGCGTTCTTTCCAACCACATGCATTTAAAATGCAGCAAAATTTATGAGTTTCTTCGCTAATGCATAATGGTTTAAGAATGTTACTTTGCCATTCGCCAATACAAAACTAAGAACAGCTCTATCAATGTCGGAAACAAATGCGAATGAGAAACACCATCAAGTCATCAACAATCACATGGTGGATTAACAGAAGTCAATGAGGATGTGCATATCTTCTCTGCTCTTACTAGTACTATCATTGGAAAATAGAGGTATATTAGAATTATATGTAAACCATCACAATATTATAACTTAAAAGGTTTAATATTACAACCACATTTGTAGGATTTTGCAGTCCGAGAGAATCTTAGGTAGGGCAACCATATATATGTTAAACATTACTACTTCAAGAACAAGGTCTTCCAGAATCAAGGAGTATACACATATTATCAATTTCAAGTAATACCCAATGACAATTGCTTGAAAGTTGAACTCAAACTACTATTTAGTACAGAAGTATTACAACAGCAGCAATCCAGAGATGTAGCAGCATGTCTGGGAACAGCTGAGAAGATAATGCAAAACATAACTACTTTTAAAGGACTCAACATTGTTAAAATTGAGATCACAAAGAAAATACAACATGATAAGTATAATGTTATTAAGAATTGACAGAGAAATGGAATGACTAGGGAGGATTGCATGGAGAATTGCCTCAGGCCATGAAGATTTGTTACTCTGCAGCCACCGGTCAATATGCTCTCTGGCTCCCTCTCTATCTTTGAATGCTATCTTCTTGCGCCTTCATTTCACATTTATACAAATAATTTTGGTTACTCGTCTGAAACACAGCCAAAAGTTGGAAAGGAGCTTCATTTCTAGGGGTGTCAATTTGGTTGCAGAATGGCAACCCCCCTGTGATCATGGCAATCTTTGCAACAACAGTCTCTTCACAAAAGCTGTACAGACAATTGTTTAGCCTAATCTATAAAAGTTCAGTCTCATCTTGGTCTCCATCAGCATCATCGACCTCgttatcttcatcttcttcaggtGCATCAGGATCCACCCCCTAGAGAAAGTACAATTTTATGAAACAGATCTTCCAGAATTGCCTTGTTTTAGTAAGTAGTAACTAATTCCATAGCCATTATCACTAGTTTCTGTACGTGAAATTTACTTTATGAAAAAGATATTGCTGCTTTTGGATATGTGGATTAGAACAATGTATTTCACATGATgctaaaccaaaaaagaaaaagaaaaagaaaatccttTGGTAAGTGATTTAAATGCGCTTGCTGGAGAGGAAGCACTATCAATTATCAAGTAGCAAAGTATAAACGGGAAGACAAACCTTCATTTGTTTCTCTAAGCGCTCTAAACCTTTTTTTGCAGCTTCATTCTGTGCATTTATCCTGCAATCATAAAATTGTGAACATCTTTTGGTCATTTTATGGTCAAGCCAAGATATCATATTTCAAAAACACTCACGGGATCAGAATCTCCTAAAGATATTTAACGACCTTGTTTTCATTTATGCAACACCGGACTGCTAGTGAGCCATGACCTGTTGATTAGCTAGCCTAACTAACACTGGAGGTTATGGATTCAAATCTCATTGGCATCTAGGATGGGTGGAATGGggataaaaaaaacaaacaaaaaattatgCACCAATGGACCATGAAATTTCATGGTTTGTCATTAAGACAAATAAAAAAGTGTGACATCTCAGGAAAATAACTTACTATTCCGTACCTTCAATAGTTGGCTTTTAACTATTTTAATGACTTCAGTTCGGACATCTAACTCTAAAATGCAATTTCTGGGGGCACTAAATTTCCGTGGCATATACAAACTCATCTAGCCAGAGCTGAGTGAAAAATGCAGATTTCAAGTCCTAACAGAAAGAAAGTGATTCTAGATATTTGATAGATTTTTATACCTCAATGCAGCTTGAAAATGTGATAATGCATCTTGCAGCATATTTGTTGCAGCAAATACTTGAGCGAGCTTGACATGTAGAGAGTCATCGGCCCAATCCTTGAGATATCGCTCTAGCAGAGACACAGCATCCCCGTTACGGCCTTCAATAACATGGAGCTCAGCCAGAGCTAATGCAGCTCCGAGATAACCAGGTTCCAGCCTAAGGGCTGACTCATAGAACTTTTTTGCCTGTTTCAAGATTAGGTTGAATTCATTAGAGGGACACTCGATTTCTTAACTCATGCTGAAATGTTATACGTAAGGTTTACCTTCTCCCTGCCACCAGAGTTACTCGCATGTACATCCCCTACTAATTTTAGAGCCTTCGCAGATTGAGGCATGGCCTTCATAGCCTCCCTTGAAGCATATAAAGCCTCTTTAATTTTAGAGAGAGCTAGATAAGACTGAACCAAACCTGAAATCATAATCGAGTTCCAGACAATTAGCCTCTGCGGTTAcatatttatttctttgcaaAATGATTGAGTCAAATGTGAACAAAGCAATGGTTTCTAAGATGCATGTCATGGAAGTGTTACAAATCCCACCTTGATATGAACGAATATCAGGTCTCAACTCTTGAGCTGCCCTAAAGGCACTTACAGCTGCTTCTGCTCGCTTCATTGATAACAGCAGGTTACCCTGAAAATGTTGAAAGAATATTTATTTGAGAACAGggcaagaagaaagaaactcaGTACCATATACAAGATAGCATCAATACCTTCATTATATAACCTGGTATATGCCTCTCGTCGATACGTATGCTCTGATAACAAGTAAATTGGGAGCTTATGAGATAttttaacaaaagaaacaattCCAGAAAGCTTACTCTATTTTGACAAACAAACCTTCTCAGCATAAGATAAAGCTCCTctctcatcttttctttcccAAAGCACAGATAAGGCCACAAAAACTTCTGGCCTCATAGAGTCAGTGATCAACAAATCATGCACTAATTTGTTTAGCTTTGAAAAGTCAGACTTTATCTTCAGAAGCATTGCATACTCATCCATATATGTCACAACATATGGATCAATTAATCGAGCCTGTAAATAACATAAGCCAGAGAGAATGAGATTTGCATGCATTCATGTAGGGGTGGAGGCACATGTCTGGGTGAGTTGGTTGGTGTgtggggtgtgtgtgtgtgtgtgtgtgtgagagagagagagagagagagagagagagagagagagagagagagagagagaacagtaGCACTACCATAATAATATTTACTTACCTTATCAAAATTCATTATAGCCTCATCATTCTTCCCAACAATAGCTTCAACCTTCACATTCACATGTAGAAAAGAGTAAgtgaaagt belongs to Rosa chinensis cultivar Old Blush chromosome 4, RchiOBHm-V2, whole genome shotgun sequence and includes:
- the LOC112200536 gene encoding anaphase-promoting complex subunit 7, yielding MDVPKDQIATLMEHGLYTSAQMLGCFLVSSPAANAEVTPHLKADSLVLLGDSLFREREFRRAIHTYKQALQVCKLISKTNPTSSRSSLVSNRSSSPNVFNISGINENEVKFKIASCQCALSEYGAALAEMDNIPSKMRNLQMNLLMGKLYRYSRQNRSAVSCFKECLRSCPYVFEAIIALAELGVSAKDIISLIPQTPNRSGRASFDHLDSSRWLPRYVEAQCSIASNDYKGGLELFTDLLQRFPNNLHLLLEIAKVEAIVGKNDEAIMNFDKARLIDPYVVTYMDEYAMLLKIKSDFSKLNKLVHDLLITDSMRPEVFVALSVLWERKDERGALSYAEKSIRIDERHIPGYIMKGNLLLSMKRAEAAVSAFRAAQELRPDIRSYQGLVQSYLALSKIKEALYASREAMKAMPQSAKALKLVGDVHASNSGGREKAKKFYESALRLEPGYLGAALALAELHVIEGRNGDAVSLLERYLKDWADDSLHVKLAQVFAATNMLQDALSHFQAALRINAQNEAAKKGLERLEKQMKGVDPDAPEEDEDNEVDDADGDQDETELL